A stretch of DNA from Desulfosarcina ovata subsp. ovata:
CGGTGATTATGGCGGTGGCGTTGCGCCCGAGGCCCGCCTGTACGCCCTGAAGATTTCATCCGGCGCCTCCGGTAGCGCCAACATGTCGGACATGATTGCCGCCTGGCAATGGTGCATCACCCATCAGAACGACGATCCGGGCAACCCCATCCGCGTGATCAGCACCAGTTTCGGCGGTGGCGGATACACGGACACCTGCGACAGCATTGTCCCGGCCATGGCCCAGGCAGCGGCCAACGCCGTCAGTGCCGGTATCACCCTGCTGGCCTCTTCGGGAAATGACGGCTACTGCGACCAGATTGCCTGGCCGGCCTGTATCTCAGATGTCGTTTCGGTCGGAGCACTTTATGATGCCAGCCTCGGCGGTCTGGGATTTTGCGTGGACGCCTCCTCCTGCGCCGATCATCTGGAGAGCTGCGCCAGCTGTTCCACCGGTACCGTGGCCTGGGCCTATTCAACGGCAGCCGACCAGGTGGCGACCTACTCCAATGTTTCCGATTGCCTGGATCTGTTCGCCCCGTCCCACAATGCCACCACCACCGATATCGACGAGGGCTTTGTGGATGATTTCGGCGGCACATCGGCCGCCTGCCCCTATGCGGCCGGCCTGGTCGCGCTCATCCAAAGTGCGACAATGGAATCCACTGCAAGTTTTCTCACGCCAACCGAAGTCAAGGCGCGGCTCGTTGACTACGGTGACGACATTACCTATTCACCGGCCGACATCACCAAACCCCGGCCGAACTTGTATGCGACGGACATCGATGGCGATGGCATGCCCGCCGGTTGGGAGGCAGACTACTTTTCCGGCATCGAACGTGACGGCAGCGGCGACTATGACGATGACGGCCTCACTGACCTGGAAGAGTACCAGGCCGACACTCTGCCGGACGATGCGGATAGCGACGATGACGGGTATGACGATGGCGACGAGATGGCTGCCGGAACCGATCCGCTTTCCGCCACATCCTACCCGGTGGCGGTAGCGGCCCTTCAGCCGCCCATCCTGGTGCTGGCGGCGGTTTTGCTGGCCCTGATAATCGCCAACCGCTAGGAAAACGGCGGCAGGGCAAATAGTTCGGTGGCTGTCCAGAAAATGGATGGGCACGGAACAATGGTTTTCTAACCGATCGCTTATCAACCCCTAACAAATCGAAGGTAAAAAAAATGTCACGTTAAAGCCAAACCCCGGGCGACCGGGGGACGGAAAACCACGGGTCTCATTGAGATCGCCGGGTTGCCGAAACGGTAAACGAAGGGACCTTCGCTGACCGCCACGGCATCAGGAAGCCCGAACCATGAGCAGACGCTCCAGGTTCGGGCTTTTGTTTTGGCTCTTATACTAATTTTACTATGGAGAAAGGATGTTGAAAATGAAACGGATCGTATCTTTGTTGGCTGTCGTTTTAGTGGTTGGCGTGGTTACTACCGCTCAGGCGGATCTTATTGCCTACACCTCTTTCGAGGAACCCTCTACGGGCTTGCAGTACACGGATACCGGTGATGCGGGAACCGACCATGCCCTTGCCAGCAACAGCGGCGAGATGGTTGTGAATTACACCAGCACCGGCGGAGAGCTTGGCTTTTCAAGCTACTATACCAACACCCGCGGTGATGTCGGTCTGACGGATGGCGACTATGTGGGTGTTACAACTTACACGCCTACCACTTCAACATCATATACTGACGGTACCCAGGGCTTCGAGATGCAGGATGCAGACGGTATGATGACCCTCACCTTGGATACGGTCGATCTGACGGGTTACACGGACACCAGCGTCTCCCTGGACCTGTTCGTAGCGGAAACCGGTTGGGAAAGCACCAGCAGCGCTTTTGATATCATCCAGGCCTACCTTACCATGAACGATGGTACGGTAATCGACCTGCTGAACACCACGGGCAGCGACATCGACGACCTCGGCATCGAGGGGTACTGGATGACATTGACCGAAGATCTGAGCGGTTATACCAGCGCCACCCTCTCCATCTCACTGGATTCCAACGCTGCCACTGAGGCCATTTACGTCGATAACATTGCCTTTGAAGGTTCTCCCGTCCCCGTCCCCGCCGCCATCTGGCTGTTGGGCTCCGGCCTGCTGGGCCTGATCGGCATTCGAAGAAGAAACGCATAATCGAGAAACGTCTTTTATCCTCCTTACCCGATGGGCCGGCGGCCGTCCGCTTCCGCCGGCCCTTTTTTTACAACCCTACAAAAAACGAGGTGGTTGCGTAGGAGCGGCTTCCAGCCGCGATCCTCTCAATAGATTCGTGGCTGGAAGCCGCTCCTAGGAAAAGTCCCCCTGACCCAAAAGGCTGGCCCCAACAACCCAATGAGGTGAATCCATGCGCTATCTCCAGTTTTTATTGCTCTGTTCATCCCTGTTTCTATTACCTTTTTCAACTTTTGCCATAGCCGGGCAGGTGGACATCGGCTCGACCGCCGACGCTCAGGTGGTCGAGGGGTATTCATCGATCAATTATGGCAGTCAAACCTCTATGTACGTGGGCAGCGGCTCCAGCAGCTATGGGGACGAGCGCATCTGGGTCAAGTTCGACCTGGAGGGGCAGCTTCCCGACGGTGCCACCATCACCTCCGCCAAGCTGCTGCTTTACTGCTGGCGCTCCGACGGCCCCACCACCATCGCGGCCACGGCCCACGCGGCCACGGACGGATGGACCGAAACCGGCATCACCTGGGACGATCAGCCATCCTTCACCACCACGTCCCTGGACAGCCAGACCTTGACGGCCGGCGATGAGGATCGCTGGTTCACCTGGGACATCACCAGCCACGTGCAGACCGAATACGCCGGGGACGGCATCGTCAGCGTGGTGGTCAAGGCCAATCCGGAAGATCAAAGCAGCGCCAGCAGTTACGGGTTTGACGGCAAGGAGTACTCCTCCTCCATTGCGCCCCGCCTGCGCATCGAATACGAAGGCGAATGGCCCCAGACCAACAACTTCAAGATTTTCCACGTCAACGACGCCCATTCGCGTCTGGTGCCCCACGATTTCGACTTCCCGGGACAGGACGATTTTCCGGTTCTGGAAAAGGCGGGCGGCGCGGCTTACCTTGCCGCCAAGATGCTGGAATTGAAGGCGGCCAACCCCGACTCCCTGATCGTTGACGCCGGCGACGTTTCCGAAGGCAGCCCGCTTGGCGATCTGCGCGGCAACGGTGGGGCCCTGGATTTCTTCAACGCGTTGGACACGGAACTGAAGGCCCTGGGCGGCCGAGGCATCGACGCCATGGTGGTGGGCAACCATGACGTGCGCTTCCAAAGTTACATCACCAACATGGAAAACGCCAGCTTTCCGATCATTTCCATGAACATCTGCCAGGAAGGCACCCAGACGCCTTATTTTGATGCCTATACGATTGTTACCCTGGGCAACGGGGTCAAGGTGGGTATCCTGGGATACACCACCGACGAATCCTCCTACCTTGGCGAGGAAACCGAGGACCTTCTCGACGTGGTCACGGCGGTCTGGGACGATGACGATTCCAGCACCATCAATATCAAGGATTACGTGAACACGCTTCGTACCACGGAAGGCTGCGATGTGGTGGTCCTCTTGTCTCATATTGGTCACAGCCGCATCGTATCGGGCAGTGATGCCCTGATCGAAGACTCGGGAGGCGTCGATCCTCCCGAAGTAGTCGTGGCGGGACACTGGCACACCTGGGACGAGAAGGCCTGGCAGCCCGCCCAGCTCAACTACAAGACCACCCTGGTGGAAGCGGCTTCCTACCTGCAGTATATCGGCGAGTTGGAAGTGACCGGGGACGGCAAGTATGTCGACGCCACCAAGCACGCCATCCGTAGCGACGAAATCACCCCCAACGCGGCCGTTGCCACCGTGATCGATAATCTGGTCGCGGAATACAACGCCAACTCCCCCACTTACGGTCTCGACCAGGTCATCGGCTATTCGGCCACCGACCTGACCATGGACAAGGACAAATGGTGGACGGTGAGCGAATACCCCTGGAACGCCACCAATGCGGTCGGCGCCTGGATTACCGACGCCATGGCCTGGAAACTGAACGCAAACGGAATTACCGTCGATCTGGCCATCCAGACGGGCGGCAGCATCCGCCGGGACGTTCCCAAGGGAGAAATTACCTATACTGAAATCTACGAGGCTTACCCCTGGCAGGATGACGAAATGGTCCAGGTGCAGATGACCGGCCAGCAGATCTGGGATTTCATCCAGGCGGATTACTGCGGCACGTCCATTTCCGACGGCTGGAAGGTGACCGCCGAGGACGGCACCATCACCGGGATCACCTATAATGGATCGGATATCGGCCTCTCCACCTCCTACCACGTGATCATCAGCGACTACATGGTGGCGCACGAGGGGGACATCTCATTTTCCAATACGAATTACACGGGCTATTCCATCCGTCAGTCGGTGATCGATTTTACCGCGCAGTACACCGAAGCCAGCCCCATGTATCCGAACGGAATCGAAGACCGATACGATCTGGATACGGAACTGGCCGGCGGTTTCAAAGCCGTTGTGCTGTTCGTTGCCGATTCGGAAAACCAGCCCTACCACGAGGACGGCTTCATCCGTCTGCTCTCCGCCACCGACGAAACCCTTCTGCGCCGGGGAAAATACGGATTGAGCGATCTGGTCAACTCCGACGGTTCCATCAACAAGGATCATCAGTTTTCGGAAACCATGCTCTACCGCGGGCATCTGGGATTTCTGGATGGGAAATATCGGCATGGGGACATCATCGAGGTCTGGGGTGAAGGCGGAT
This window harbors:
- a CDS encoding S8 family peptidase, whose protein sequence is MNSWQRVRSGSSILCGVLAALALIMINGVAAGEMADPHHGWLFNTPKIHQPETIDEILSSGDSTARVIVHFQVSALADGPSLATIPQREKVRSEIRSVRRTVIDRFGSDSIKVQREFDYLPAMAVTVDADGLRRLAEDADIVRIEPDRLLKAHTTQGIALMQAADLRNVYGGEGVAIAICDTGIDYTHSRLGGGTFPNDKVIGGYDFGDGDDDPMDSNGHGTHCAGIAAGDTPASGDYGGGVAPEARLYALKISSGASGSANMSDMIAAWQWCITHQNDDPGNPIRVISTSFGGGGYTDTCDSIVPAMAQAAANAVSAGITLLASSGNDGYCDQIAWPACISDVVSVGALYDASLGGLGFCVDASSCADHLESCASCSTGTVAWAYSTAADQVATYSNVSDCLDLFAPSHNATTTDIDEGFVDDFGGTSAACPYAAGLVALIQSATMESTASFLTPTEVKARLVDYGDDITYSPADITKPRPNLYATDIDGDGMPAGWEADYFSGIERDGSGDYDDDGLTDLEEYQADTLPDDADSDDDGYDDGDEMAAGTDPLSATSYPVAVAALQPPILVLAAVLLALIIANR
- a CDS encoding DNRLRE domain-containing protein yields the protein MRYLQFLLLCSSLFLLPFSTFAIAGQVDIGSTADAQVVEGYSSINYGSQTSMYVGSGSSSYGDERIWVKFDLEGQLPDGATITSAKLLLYCWRSDGPTTIAATAHAATDGWTETGITWDDQPSFTTTSLDSQTLTAGDEDRWFTWDITSHVQTEYAGDGIVSVVVKANPEDQSSASSYGFDGKEYSSSIAPRLRIEYEGEWPQTNNFKIFHVNDAHSRLVPHDFDFPGQDDFPVLEKAGGAAYLAAKMLELKAANPDSLIVDAGDVSEGSPLGDLRGNGGALDFFNALDTELKALGGRGIDAMVVGNHDVRFQSYITNMENASFPIISMNICQEGTQTPYFDAYTIVTLGNGVKVGILGYTTDESSYLGEETEDLLDVVTAVWDDDDSSTINIKDYVNTLRTTEGCDVVVLLSHIGHSRIVSGSDALIEDSGGVDPPEVVVAGHWHTWDEKAWQPAQLNYKTTLVEAASYLQYIGELEVTGDGKYVDATKHAIRSDEITPNAAVATVIDNLVAEYNANSPTYGLDQVIGYSATDLTMDKDKWWTVSEYPWNATNAVGAWITDAMAWKLNANGITVDLAIQTGGSIRRDVPKGEITYTEIYEAYPWQDDEMVQVQMTGQQIWDFIQADYCGTSISDGWKVTAEDGTITGITYNGSDIGLSTSYHVIISDYMVAHEGDISFSNTNYTGYSIRQSVIDFTAQYTEASPMYPNGIEDRYDLDTELAGGFKAVVLFVADSENQPYHEDGFIRLLSATDETLLRRGKYGLSDLVNSDGSINKDHQFSETMLYRGHLGFLDGKYRHGDIIEVWGEGGFYEGVPEFVSEEGVVSDGVELKVVDHDESLALPEVMSGFAAFWDEWHENHYVKLYVQKTGDNTVADADGETQTIYQADAYDTKTLPGNVGDVLELTGVQTTEDYTGRRFRCHTAAMASDQGVTSYPANSSVDAISSAETSASSITLTATASDVGAASSGTVVVTPTDDSYVVEGSPSSNKGSKTSMYIQSSASSNDRIWMKFDLGGQVPTGATVTAATLSMYQWYPSGQGADMDASVYGSSDNDWDEDSITWNNQPSWESAADDTATLEEGEKAWYEWGVATYVQTEVASGDDIISFVVKPATEDAGTTSFYVFYGKEFTSSYAPSLEVSYEIAAGSQEDAQPVSVAFYYRYSADSVTWGAWTAIGTDGDSSDDWSLGFSYGDGYGYYEFYSVATDEDGNVEDAPVRADASVRYVSGSNTAASVTPVSSIADGTTDVDGNVWLSVTVADSDNDTVGVCFYTASGEEIDCVENVASGQTASVAWTGLDEATAYGWYAVVDDGTETAPSETWSFSTTNSAPSVTSGSSDPGTTQATLTVTVSDTDSNQSLDVYFYDGAGTLIGSQTDVDSGESASVLWDGLTANTEYSWYVEVYDGMETVISDTWTFTTAAGTSIPAVPAMDVFGMLATTASLLLAGAVWIRRQQS
- a CDS encoding VPLPA-CTERM sorting domain-containing protein — protein: MKRIVSLLAVVLVVGVVTTAQADLIAYTSFEEPSTGLQYTDTGDAGTDHALASNSGEMVVNYTSTGGELGFSSYYTNTRGDVGLTDGDYVGVTTYTPTTSTSYTDGTQGFEMQDADGMMTLTLDTVDLTGYTDTSVSLDLFVAETGWESTSSAFDIIQAYLTMNDGTVIDLLNTTGSDIDDLGIEGYWMTLTEDLSGYTSATLSISLDSNAATEAIYVDNIAFEGSPVPVPAAIWLLGSGLLGLIGIRRRNA